One Desulforhopalus sp. DNA segment encodes these proteins:
- the nuoB gene encoding NADH-quinone oxidoreductase subunit NuoB translates to MFSVLGRIFKTGCLTEKLPLHDQDVVQLGEVCRKEIARVFGSSMAIRMVDAGSCNGCELEMHALNNSFHDIERFGIHFVASPRHADLLLVTGPVSRHMQAALKGTYDATPEPKLVIAMGDCAVDGGEFGISYASCGAVAGVIPVDAVIPGCPPTPLQLLQGILELLGRCPGR, encoded by the coding sequence ATGTTTAGTGTTCTTGGAAGAATCTTTAAAACCGGCTGTTTGACGGAGAAGTTGCCCTTGCATGACCAGGACGTGGTGCAGCTGGGCGAGGTCTGCAGGAAGGAAATCGCCCGGGTCTTCGGCAGTAGCATGGCGATCAGGATGGTCGATGCCGGTTCCTGCAACGGCTGCGAGCTGGAGATGCATGCGCTGAACAACAGTTTTCATGATATCGAGCGATTCGGCATCCATTTTGTCGCCTCGCCCCGCCACGCCGACCTGCTCCTAGTGACCGGGCCGGTGTCAAGACACATGCAGGCCGCCCTCAAAGGTACCTACGACGCCACTCCCGAGCCGAAACTGGTAATCGCCATGGGTGATTGCGCAGTTGACGGTGGGGAGTTCGGCATTTCCTATGCCAGCTGCGGCGCGGTAGCGGGTGTTATCCCGGTCGATGCGGTCATTCCCGGCTGTCCGCCGACCCCGCTGCAACTTCTGCAGGGTATCCTGGAACTCCTCGGCCGGTGTCCGGGACGCTAG